In Pannonibacter sp. XCT-53, the sequence GGCGACATCCACGACATCGGCAAGAACCTTGTCTCGATGATGATGGAAGGTGCCGGCTTCGAGGTGATCGACATCGGCATCAACAATCCGGTCGAGAACTATCTGGCCGCCATCGAGGAGCACAAGCCCGACATCGTCGGCATGTCGGCGCTCCTGACCACCACCATGCCCTACATGAAGGTCGTCATCGACACGATGATCGAGAAGGGCATCCGCGACGACTACATCGTGCTCGTCGGCGGCGCGCCGCTGAACGAGGAGTTCGGCGAGGCGGTCGGCGCCGATGGCTATTGCCGTGACGCCGCCGTGGCGGTGGAGACCGCCAAGGAGCTGATCGCCCGCCGGCACAACCGGCTGGGCAAGGCCTGAGATCATGGCCGCGCGGCCCGGCGCACAGACCCCGGCCGCGCCTGCTGTCCCTGACGACGGCGGCACCGACCGCAAGCCGTCGGTGCTGGTGCTGGCCTGCGGCGCGCTGGCGCGGGAAATTCTCGCCCTCACCGCCCAGCACGGGCTTTCCCATCTCGACCTGCATTGCCTGCCCGCGCAATTGCACAACACGCCGGACCGGATCGCGCCGGCGGTCGCTGCAGCCCTCGCCGACCGGGGCGCGGCCTATGACGAGGTGCTGGTGGCCTATGCCGATTGCGGCACCGGCGGACATCTCGACAGGGTGCTGGCGGCGCATCCGAAGGCCAGGCGGATCGATGGCGCGCATTGCTACGCCTTCTTCGCCGGGCTTGCCGCCTTCGACCGGCTGGAGGACGACCAGCTCGGCAGCTTTTATCTCACCGATTTCCTGGCCCGCCACTTCCAGACCATGGTGATCGAGCCGCTCGGCCTCGACCGGCATCCCGAGCTGCGCGACCTGTATTTCGGCAACTATACCCGGCTTGTCTATCTGGCCCAGACCGAGGACGCGGAGCTGACCACAGCCGCCGAACGGGCCGCAGCCACGCTCGGGCTGCCCTTCGTGCGCATCGCCACCGGCTATGGTCTGCTGGGAGACTTCCTGCAGCCGGCGTCTCCCGGCGACGCGTCTGCCTGAGCGCCTGATTCCGCAGAATCCCTTACGTTCCGCGGGCGTCGCTTTCGCACCGTGCCGTGTCGCCTTCTGCCGTCCGGCTGCCTGTTCTTCAGCCAAGATTGATCATCACTTGAGCAGTCGGAAGGACCTCCATGGCGCAGCTCGTCGTCGTTTACTGGCGTGACATTCCGGCCCAGGTGCTGGTGAAGTCCGGCCGCAAGAGTGCCCGCCGGGAGCTGCCGCCCCTGTTCATGGAAGCCGTCGATGCCGCCGCCATGCGCGTCGGTGCCAAGGACAGCGAGGCCTATCTGGCCGAATGGCGCCGCGCCGATCCGGTCGAGGTCGGCGACGATCTCGAAGCGGAAGCCGACCGTGCCGTGGCGGCGCTGGTGGCCGACTTTCCCCGCGAGCGCGTGCTGGCGCTGGCGGCCAATGGCGGCCTTGCGCCGCAAGACTGAGGACCCTTCCCAAATGCCGGACCCGCGCCTCAATGCTGCCGGACGCCTTGCCGCCTCGACCGAGGTGTCGCCGCGCCAGGTCTGCGAAAAATCCGACCTGCTGACCGGCGTGCCGCGCGGAACACGGGTCTATGTCACGGATCTCGGCAACTGCTCCGAGGACCAGATCGTCGAAGCCGCAAGGCGCGTCAAGGACGCCGGACTGGTGCCGGTGCCGCACATGGCGGCCCGGCGCTATGACAGCCTTGCCGCCTTCGAGCGCCGCATCACGCGCCTG encodes:
- a CDS encoding corrinoid protein produces the protein MSDDDIDLSALSDEDLVAQMHDDLYDGLKEEIEEGVRILLDRGWTPYEVLTKALVEGMRIVGIDFRDGILFVPEVLLSANAMKAGMSILRPLLAETNAPKVGKMVIGTVKGDIHDIGKNLVSMMMEGAGFEVIDIGINNPVENYLAAIEEHKPDIVGMSALLTTTMPYMKVVIDTMIEKGIRDDYIVLVGGAPLNEEFGEAVGADGYCRDAAVAVETAKELIARRHNRLGKA
- a CDS encoding DUF1638 domain-containing protein, which gives rise to MAARPGAQTPAAPAVPDDGGTDRKPSVLVLACGALAREILALTAQHGLSHLDLHCLPAQLHNTPDRIAPAVAAALADRGAAYDEVLVAYADCGTGGHLDRVLAAHPKARRIDGAHCYAFFAGLAAFDRLEDDQLGSFYLTDFLARHFQTMVIEPLGLDRHPELRDLYFGNYTRLVYLAQTEDAELTTAAERAAATLGLPFVRIATGYGLLGDFLQPASPGDASA
- a CDS encoding virulence factor; this translates as MAQLVVVYWRDIPAQVLVKSGRKSARRELPPLFMEAVDAAAMRVGAKDSEAYLAEWRRADPVEVGDDLEAEADRAVAALVADFPRERVLALAANGGLAPQD